A genomic window from Cytobacillus suaedae includes:
- a CDS encoding zinc-finger domain-containing protein, with protein sequence MNEKQIRMEVGEILDTYCKECFLQAYFRKEYGKKKAQTFCIKQCTVGQKLKTYGDKLSK encoded by the coding sequence TTGAATGAAAAACAAATAAGAATGGAGGTAGGTGAAATCCTCGATACGTATTGTAAAGAATGTTTCCTCCAGGCTTATTTTCGAAAGGAATACGGTAAAAAGAAGGCTCAAACCTTTTGTATTAAGCAATGTACGGTTGGGCAAAAATTAAAAACGTATGGTGACAAATTGTCAAAATAA
- a CDS encoding DMT family transporter, whose protein sequence is MKKTLLADSSLLFVAFIWGTTFVLVQNAIRVLEPMSFNATRFFLAGMILLLWLLLFYRPQLKQINKKMLAAGFLMGLWLFSGYALQTFGLLYTTSSKAGFITGLSVVLVPLFAFFLLKQRPKPNSILGVLVATAGLYMLTLGDSVSVNKGDILVFFCAIAFALHIIFTGKYTTLFPTLLLTVTQILTVAILCSIFAFIFEDWNAVFSKDVLLSNEVIIALLITSIFATALAFLLQTNFQKYTTPTRVALIFAMEPVFAALGGYYLADERLTVIAISGCLFIFVGMVFAELPGRKKKSLQPSEHISY, encoded by the coding sequence ATGAAAAAAACATTACTTGCCGATAGCAGCTTGTTATTTGTTGCATTTATCTGGGGAACTACCTTTGTATTGGTACAAAATGCAATCAGAGTATTAGAGCCTATGTCATTTAATGCAACACGATTCTTTTTAGCTGGAATGATCTTACTTTTATGGCTACTTCTTTTCTATCGACCACAACTAAAACAAATCAATAAAAAAATGTTAGCTGCAGGGTTCTTAATGGGTTTATGGCTTTTTAGTGGATATGCCCTGCAAACCTTCGGGCTACTATATACAACTTCATCGAAAGCTGGATTTATAACAGGATTAAGCGTTGTTCTAGTCCCATTGTTTGCGTTCTTTCTACTGAAGCAAAGACCAAAGCCGAATTCAATTTTAGGTGTACTTGTAGCAACAGCTGGGTTATACATGTTAACGCTCGGAGACTCTGTTAGCGTAAACAAAGGGGATATTTTAGTCTTCTTCTGTGCAATTGCATTTGCACTTCATATTATTTTCACTGGAAAGTACACAACACTTTTTCCAACACTATTACTTACGGTAACTCAAATTCTAACCGTTGCTATACTATGTTCGATTTTTGCATTTATATTTGAGGACTGGAATGCAGTATTTTCAAAAGATGTACTTCTTTCAAATGAAGTAATCATCGCATTGTTAATCACATCTATTTTCGCTACTGCATTAGCCTTTCTGCTTCAGACTAATTTTCAAAAATATACTACTCCAACCCGTGTCGCTCTCATATTTGCGATGGAGCCAGTATTTGCAGCACTTGGCGGTTATTACTTAGCAGACGAGAGATTAACAGTCATTGCTATTTCGGGTTGCTTATTTATCTTTGTTGGGATGGTATTTGCCGAGTTGCCTGGTCGTAAGAAAAAAAGCCTACAACCATCAGAACATATATCCTATTAA
- a CDS encoding reverse transcriptase-like protein, with protein MIEVYIDGASAGNPGPSGAGIFIKGNGQVERYSIPLGTMSNHEAEYYSLIKALEICIKQGYKTVSFRTDSQLVDRAIEKEYVKNKTYAPLLEKALSLSKQLDLFFIKWIPSSQNNVADELARKAIQLNTPKE; from the coding sequence GTGATTGAAGTATATATAGATGGTGCTAGTGCTGGTAATCCCGGACCTTCTGGCGCAGGAATATTTATAAAAGGAAATGGTCAGGTAGAACGCTATTCCATTCCTTTAGGTACAATGTCAAATCATGAAGCTGAGTATTATTCCCTAATTAAAGCACTGGAGATTTGCATAAAACAAGGATATAAAACTGTATCCTTTCGAACTGATTCACAGTTAGTAGACCGGGCGATAGAAAAAGAATATGTAAAAAATAAAACATATGCCCCTCTGTTGGAAAAAGCCCTTTCTCTATCAAAACAATTAGATTTATTTTTTATAAAATGGATCCCAAGCAGTCAGAATAATGTAGCTGATGAGTTAGCTCGTAAGGCTATACAATTGAATACACCAAAGGAATGA
- a CDS encoding divergent PAP2 family protein has product MNKAVYTALASIGLAQFLKIPIKKMKTGKWDWGTFVETGGMPSSHSAGVASLATYVALKRGVTTIDFALSTVFGLIVMYDAQGIRRQTGELTLKVNQLDENIERLSGDKDKHYHDKKEQKLKEMLGHQPEEVLGGALFGLVTGTIGYLLTKK; this is encoded by the coding sequence ATGAATAAAGCAGTCTACACAGCACTTGCATCCATCGGACTAGCCCAGTTTTTAAAAATTCCTATTAAGAAGATGAAAACTGGTAAATGGGATTGGGGTACCTTTGTAGAAACAGGTGGAATGCCCAGTTCTCATTCAGCGGGGGTAGCATCCTTAGCAACATATGTTGCCTTAAAAAGAGGAGTTACCACAATTGATTTTGCTCTGTCTACGGTTTTCGGTCTTATCGTTATGTATGATGCGCAAGGGATTCGTAGACAAACAGGGGAATTAACTCTGAAAGTGAATCAGCTTGATGAAAATATTGAACGATTAAGTGGAGATAAAGATAAACATTATCACGATAAAAAAGAACAGAAGTTAAAAGAAATGCTAGGTCATCAGCCTGAAGAAGTTCTTGGAGGAGCACTATTTGGTTTAGTAACTGGAACAATAGGGTACCTTTTAACTAAAAAATAA
- a CDS encoding 5'-3' exonuclease yields the protein MNESKVLLIDGMALLFRSFFATAMSGYYMINSKGQPTNGVHGFVKHMLTAVNKFNPSHVVCCWDMGSTTFRTEMFSDYKGNRNEAPIELIPQFELVKEVAASFDIPNIGLSGYEADDCIGTLATHYRKHGKVSILTGDQDILQLLDDNVEVILMKKGFGNYAVYNPTVFFEEKGITPFQMVDLKALAGDSSDNYPGVRGIGEKTAIKLLQQFHTIEGILENLESLTKGQRAKIQEDLEMLHLSRKLAKIHCEVPISCSLEEACITIDRDKVLSKFKELEFKGLDKLIG from the coding sequence ATGAATGAATCGAAAGTACTTTTAATAGATGGAATGGCACTTTTATTTAGATCTTTTTTTGCTACCGCAATGAGTGGCTATTATATGATCAACAGTAAAGGACAACCTACAAATGGTGTTCATGGCTTTGTAAAACACATGCTCACTGCAGTGAATAAGTTTAATCCTTCACACGTTGTTTGCTGCTGGGATATGGGGAGTACAACGTTCCGAACTGAAATGTTCTCTGATTATAAAGGCAACCGAAACGAGGCTCCAATTGAGCTTATACCTCAATTTGAACTTGTTAAAGAGGTAGCTGCTTCCTTTGATATTCCTAATATTGGTTTAAGCGGATATGAGGCTGATGATTGTATCGGAACACTAGCTACTCATTATCGTAAGCATGGTAAAGTATCCATTCTTACTGGAGATCAAGATATTCTTCAGCTTTTGGATGATAATGTTGAAGTGATTTTAATGAAAAAAGGCTTTGGAAATTATGCTGTCTATAACCCAACTGTGTTTTTTGAAGAGAAGGGAATTACACCTTTTCAAATGGTTGATTTAAAAGCCCTAGCTGGCGACAGTAGCGATAATTATCCAGGTGTGCGAGGCATTGGTGAGAAAACGGCGATAAAATTATTACAACAATTCCACACAATTGAAGGAATCTTAGAAAACCTTGAGTCACTAACTAAAGGTCAAAGAGCTAAAATTCAAGAGGATCTAGAGATGCTGCACTTATCAAGAAAGCTAGCTAAGATTCACTGCGAAGTACCAATCTCATGCTCTCTAGAAGAAGCTTGTATTACCATTGACCGTGATAAAGTGTTATCAAAATTTAAAGAACTAGAGTTTAAAGGATTAGATAAGTTAATCGGTTAA
- a CDS encoding sulfurtransferase → MKHIVGADWLMPKLNDSDVRIIDCRFQLGNPSIGLNEYLKEHIQGAIFYDLEKDLSGPVMEHGGRHPLPSIDEFVEKLSATGINESVTVVAYDDQGGAFASRLWWLLSYLGHRKVYILDGGYSSWKEKDYPVNNDIPTFTRSNFRPEVNGSMVVDVEGVKKAIETKSTILIDSREKNRFLGIEEPIDKIAGHIPGAVNSFWKDVLNEQGKWKASTEQTNRFSSIAGVDDEVIVYCGSGITACPNIVALSEAGFENVKLYSGSWSDWISYSENPIEK, encoded by the coding sequence ATGTACGTATAATCGATTGTCGATTTCAATTAGGAAACCCTTCTATTGGATTAAATGAATATCTGAAAGAACATATTCAAGGGGCTATTTTCTATGATTTAGAAAAAGATTTATCAGGGCCAGTTATGGAACACGGAGGTAGACATCCATTACCTTCTATTGATGAGTTTGTAGAAAAGCTATCGGCTACTGGAATCAATGAGTCTGTGACAGTTGTTGCTTATGATGATCAAGGTGGTGCTTTTGCCTCTAGACTGTGGTGGTTACTATCCTATCTCGGCCATAGAAAGGTATATATCTTAGATGGGGGTTACTCTAGCTGGAAAGAGAAAGATTACCCAGTGAATAATGACATACCAACGTTTACTAGAAGTAACTTTAGACCAGAAGTCAATGGTAGCATGGTTGTTGATGTGGAAGGTGTTAAAAAAGCAATTGAAACAAAATCGACCATTCTGATTGATTCTCGTGAAAAGAACAGATTTTTAGGAATAGAAGAGCCTATTGATAAAATAGCTGGCCATATCCCTGGTGCAGTGAACTCATTCTGGAAAGATGTGTTGAATGAACAAGGAAAATGGAAAGCTTCTACCGAACAAACAAATCGTTTCTCTTCAATCGCAGGAGTAGATGATGAAGTTATTGTATATTGTGGTTCTGGGATTACCGCTTGTCCGAATATCGTTGCTTTATCAGAAGCAGGCTTTGAAAATGTAAAGCTTTATAGTGGTAGTTGGAGTGACTGGATATCCTATTCGGAGAATCCTATAGAAAAATAA
- a CDS encoding reverse transcriptase-like protein — MKLWIEWTYKTPRNKVVVLNTELMKAEEALLISDDFEKTGRVKELFFYDEQHTKWTKKEVTKLLKEIETEPHDVIAYFDGGFDIGTNKSGLGVAIYYTQNKKKYRVRVNEAFDELDNNNEAEYAAFWFMLQKLEELGVHHLPVTFRGDSHVVLKQLSGEWPCMEENLNRWLDRIEEKIKSLGIIANYDPISRKENNEADKLATQALQGVIVSSNFELEGK; from the coding sequence TTGAAACTGTGGATTGAATGGACTTATAAAACACCGAGAAATAAGGTCGTTGTTCTTAATACAGAGTTGATGAAAGCAGAAGAAGCATTACTCATTTCAGATGATTTTGAGAAAACTGGAAGAGTTAAAGAGCTCTTTTTTTATGATGAGCAACATACAAAATGGACCAAAAAAGAAGTTACCAAATTACTTAAAGAGATTGAGACAGAGCCACATGATGTAATTGCTTATTTTGATGGTGGTTTTGATATTGGCACAAACAAGTCTGGTTTAGGAGTAGCCATTTATTATACACAAAATAAGAAAAAGTATAGAGTGAGAGTAAATGAAGCTTTTGATGAATTAGATAATAATAATGAGGCTGAGTATGCCGCTTTTTGGTTTATGCTTCAAAAATTAGAGGAGCTAGGCGTTCATCATCTTCCTGTTACATTCCGTGGTGATTCACATGTTGTATTAAAGCAACTTTCAGGTGAGTGGCCATGTATGGAAGAAAATCTAAACCGTTGGTTAGATCGTATTGAAGAAAAAATTAAGAGCCTTGGTATAATTGCAAATTATGATCCAATTAGTCGGAAGGAAAATAATGAAGCGGATAAGTTAGCAACACAGGCATTACAAGGCGTTATTGTTTCAAGTAATTTTGAATTAGAAGGTAAGTAA
- the sspL gene encoding small, acid-soluble spore protein L → MSKQRNRGTKAPGVNPQGHGQDADFTPNPKSELENRAKKSNTKI, encoded by the coding sequence ATGAGTAAGCAAAGAAATCGAGGTACTAAAGCACCAGGGGTTAACCCGCAGGGCCACGGACAAGATGCAGATTTCACTCCAAATCCAAAAAGTGAATTAGAAAATAGAGCGAAGAAAAGTAATACAAAGATCTAA